A window from Deltaproteobacteria bacterium encodes these proteins:
- a CDS encoding DUF4149 domain-containing protein → MLAVRRARGCLLASCGGGLRGSPTPARERPGAHPAVIGLVRFLYLLALGLWIGEIAAFSFLVAPAVFRTLGPTGAGDVVAAIFPGYYALGTVTAATAFGLGLVLRSTSSRPGWWAGAVAVVALGLAATLWAGTVVHPRARRLRAAMEAAGDDSPAAAEFRRLHGRAVALNGAALLAGVVGLGLSAAALRH, encoded by the coding sequence CTGCTGGCAGTTCGGCGAGCCCGAGGTTGCCTTCTGGCATCGTGTGGAGGAGGGCTTCGCGGGTCGCCAACCCCTGCCCGGGAACGCCCGGGCGCGCACCCTGCAGTGATCGGGCTCGTCCGCTTCCTCTACCTGCTGGCCCTCGGCCTGTGGATCGGGGAGATCGCGGCGTTCTCGTTCCTGGTCGCGCCCGCCGTGTTCCGTACGCTCGGCCCGACGGGCGCGGGCGACGTGGTGGCGGCGATCTTCCCCGGCTACTACGCGCTCGGCACGGTGACTGCCGCGACCGCGTTCGGGCTCGGGCTGGTGCTGCGGAGCACCTCGAGCCGCCCCGGATGGTGGGCGGGAGCGGTCGCCGTGGTCGCACTCGGCCTGGCCGCCACCCTGTGGGCGGGGACCGTCGTCCATCCCCGGGCGCGGCGCCTGAGGGCCGCGATGGAGGCGGCCGGCGACGACTCGCCCGCGGCTGCCGAGTTCCGTCGGCTGCATGGTCGTGCGGTCGCGCTGAACGGGGCGGCGCTGCTCGCCGGTGTCGTCGGCCTCGGTCTGTCGGCGGCCGCGCTGCGCCACTAG
- a CDS encoding DUF2203 family protein, which translates to MQPEKLFRIQEANAAVPQLAFWIERLQRGALRLEAEMRALATARGVALEAIATADLLRERPAARVLVEELDGIVREISESGAHLKDIRLGLVDFPAEKDGEVVYLCWQFGEPEVAFWHRVEEGFAGRQPLPGNARARTLQ; encoded by the coding sequence GTGCAGCCGGAGAAGCTCTTTCGCATCCAGGAGGCGAATGCCGCCGTGCCGCAGCTCGCATTCTGGATCGAGCGTCTGCAGCGCGGTGCGCTCCGGCTCGAGGCGGAGATGCGGGCGCTCGCGACGGCGCGTGGCGTCGCGCTCGAGGCGATCGCGACGGCAGATCTCCTCCGCGAGCGGCCCGCGGCGCGCGTGCTCGTCGAGGAGCTCGACGGGATCGTGCGGGAGATCTCGGAGAGCGGCGCGCACCTGAAGGACATCCGGCTCGGCCTGGTCGACTTTCCGGCCGAGAAGGACGGCGAGGTGGTCTACCTCTGCTGGCAGTTCGGCGAGCCCGAGGTTGCCTTCTGGCATCGTGTGGAGGAGGGCTTCGCGGGTCGCCAACCCCTGCCCGGGAACGCCCGGGCGCGCACCCTGCAGTGA
- the lon gene encoding endopeptidase La: MADDPTREDAPQRFYGFDEDISGVAVPSELSILPLRGVVIFPSAIVPLLISRGPSLRLVEEALGGDRMLGLFSQKNPEEEHPEPEGLYSRGTAGRILKMLKYPDGSVRILVQGLKRIEVIGYTQREPYFRAKVRELQDHHEPSKELEAVQVHMVNQFAKFVSMIPYLPDELQVVVMNIKDAGKASDLIASNLNISLEEKQDLLSTLEVQDRLEKLSAILNREIELLELGHKIQSQVQSELNKNQKEFYLRQQMKAIQKELGEGDGKVAEIEELRRRIEEANMPPEARKAADHELERLRLIPPESAEHTVVRTYLEWLVSLPWAVSTEDNLDLHHARQVLDEDHFDLEKIKDRILEYLAVRRLRQDPKGPILCFVGPPGVGKTSLGRSIARAMGRKFVRISLGGIRDEAEIRGHRRTYIGALPGRIVQNIRNGGSNNPLFMLDEIDKLGMDFRGDPASALLEVLDPEQNNTFMDHYLDVPFDLSKVMFVTTANVLDTIPPPLRDRMEVIELAGYTEEEKLEIARRHLIPKQLRENGLTPENLRFEDDALTKIIRAYTREAGLRNFEREIGRVCRKVARAITEGRTEPVVCTAAKAREYLGAERFFSEVAERTEDPGVAVGLAWTPNGGDILFVESTRMAGKKSLTLTGSLGDVMKESAQAALSYIRSRADRLGIAPDFYENADLHVHVPAGAIPKDGPSAGVTIATSLASLLTGHPVRPNVAMTGEITLRGKVLPVGGIKEKVLAARRAGVESVILPRRNEKDLEDIPEDVRRSLRFTFVETMDEVLDAALERAAAERAPSAEETREERARREQHIARA; the protein is encoded by the coding sequence ATGGCGGACGATCCCACCCGCGAAGACGCGCCGCAGCGCTTTTACGGCTTCGACGAGGACATCAGCGGCGTCGCGGTGCCGAGCGAGCTGTCGATCCTCCCGCTGCGGGGCGTCGTCATCTTCCCTTCGGCGATCGTGCCGTTGTTGATCTCTCGCGGCCCGTCGCTGAGACTCGTGGAGGAGGCGCTCGGGGGAGACCGGATGCTCGGGCTGTTCTCGCAGAAGAACCCCGAGGAGGAGCACCCGGAGCCGGAGGGCCTGTACTCGCGCGGCACGGCCGGCCGCATCCTCAAGATGCTCAAGTATCCCGACGGGAGCGTCCGCATCCTCGTCCAGGGGCTCAAGCGCATCGAGGTGATCGGCTACACGCAGCGCGAGCCGTACTTCAGGGCGAAGGTCCGCGAGCTGCAGGACCACCACGAGCCCTCGAAGGAGCTCGAGGCGGTGCAGGTTCACATGGTGAACCAGTTCGCCAAGTTCGTCTCGATGATCCCCTACCTGCCGGACGAGCTGCAGGTGGTGGTGATGAACATCAAGGATGCGGGGAAGGCCTCGGATCTCATCGCGTCCAACCTGAACATCTCGCTCGAGGAGAAGCAGGACCTGCTGTCGACGCTCGAGGTCCAGGACCGTTTGGAGAAGCTCTCCGCCATCCTCAACCGGGAGATCGAGCTCCTGGAGCTCGGCCACAAGATCCAGTCCCAGGTGCAGTCGGAGCTCAACAAGAACCAGAAGGAGTTCTACCTGCGCCAGCAGATGAAGGCGATCCAGAAGGAGCTCGGCGAGGGCGACGGCAAGGTCGCCGAGATCGAGGAGCTCCGCCGGCGCATCGAGGAGGCCAACATGCCTCCGGAGGCGCGCAAGGCCGCCGACCACGAGCTCGAGCGTCTCCGGCTGATCCCGCCCGAGTCCGCGGAGCACACGGTCGTCCGCACCTACCTCGAGTGGCTCGTGTCGCTGCCGTGGGCCGTCTCGACCGAGGACAACCTGGACCTGCATCATGCCCGGCAGGTGCTCGACGAGGACCACTTCGACCTCGAGAAGATCAAGGACCGGATCCTCGAGTACCTCGCGGTCCGGCGGCTGCGCCAGGACCCGAAGGGGCCGATCCTCTGCTTCGTCGGGCCGCCCGGCGTCGGCAAGACCTCGCTCGGGCGCTCGATCGCGCGCGCCATGGGCCGGAAGTTCGTGCGCATCTCGCTCGGCGGCATCCGCGACGAGGCGGAGATCCGCGGCCACCGCCGCACCTACATCGGCGCGCTGCCGGGACGCATCGTCCAGAACATCCGCAACGGCGGCTCGAACAACCCGCTCTTCATGCTGGACGAGATCGACAAGCTCGGCATGGACTTCCGCGGGGACCCGGCCTCGGCGCTGCTCGAGGTCCTCGATCCCGAGCAGAACAACACCTTCATGGACCACTACCTCGACGTCCCCTTCGACCTCTCGAAGGTCATGTTCGTCACCACGGCGAACGTGCTCGACACGATCCCGCCGCCGCTGCGCGACCGGATGGAGGTGATCGAGCTCGCCGGCTACACGGAGGAGGAGAAGCTCGAGATCGCCCGGCGACACCTGATCCCCAAGCAGCTGCGCGAGAACGGGCTGACACCCGAGAACCTGCGCTTCGAGGACGACGCCCTGACCAAGATCATTCGCGCGTACACGCGCGAGGCGGGGCTCCGGAACTTCGAGCGCGAGATCGGCCGCGTCTGCCGGAAGGTCGCGCGGGCGATCACCGAGGGCCGCACGGAGCCCGTCGTGTGCACGGCGGCCAAGGCGCGCGAGTACCTGGGGGCGGAGCGGTTCTTCTCCGAGGTCGCGGAGCGGACCGAGGACCCGGGCGTGGCGGTGGGCCTCGCGTGGACGCCCAACGGCGGCGACATCCTCTTCGTCGAGTCGACGCGTATGGCGGGGAAGAAGAGCCTCACGCTCACCGGCAGCCTGGGCGACGTCATGAAGGAGTCGGCCCAGGCGGCGCTCAGCTACATCCGTTCGCGCGCCGACCGGCTCGGCATCGCGCCCGACTTCTACGAGAACGCCGATCTCCACGTCCACGTGCCGGCCGGCGCCATCCCGAAGGACGGGCCGTCAGCCGGGGTCACCATCGCCACCTCGCTCGCCTCGCTGCTGACCGGGCACCCGGTGCGTCCGAACGTCGCCATGACCGGCGAGATCACCTTGCGCGGCAAGGTCCTGCCGGTCGGCGGCATCAAGGAAAAGGTGCTCGCCGCCAGGCGCGCCGGCGTCGAGAGCGTGATCCTGCCGCGGCGGAACGAGAAGGACCTCGAGGACATCCCCGAAGACGTGCGCCGATCCCTGCGCTTCACCTTCGTGGAGACGATGGACGAGGTCCTCGACGCGGCGTTGGAACGCGCGGCGGCCGAGCGTGCGCCGTCGGCCGAGGAGACGCGCGAGGAGCGCGCCCGGCGTGAGCAGCACATCGCGAGGGCCTGA
- the galT gene encoding galactose-1-phosphate uridylyltransferase — protein MPELRKDPIAGRWVVVATERVRRPADFAVPHGPRRDASCLFCGGHEDETPPELLAYRDAADAPPNSPGWRVRVVPNRFPALRVEGDLDRRGEGLYDLMNGVGADEVLVESADHHVKLADLAPAAVEDVVRALHDRLVALKRDARLRAALLFKRHAADAPGRLGHPHAQLLATPIVPPEVLEELDRARAYYDYRERCLFCDILRQELEQRTRLVVDSEHVLALAPFAARFPFETWLFPRRHAAGFERADEAEQRDLAGVLRAVLRRLDRAIGDPPFTLVMHSAPFREGESPSYHWHVEIMPTLSHAETAWRGGLAVNPVPPEDAARFLRDTPE, from the coding sequence CTGCCCGAGCTGCGCAAGGACCCGATCGCCGGCCGCTGGGTGGTCGTCGCCACCGAGCGCGTGCGGCGCCCGGCGGACTTCGCCGTTCCGCACGGCCCCCGTCGGGACGCCTCGTGCCTGTTCTGCGGGGGACACGAGGACGAGACGCCCCCCGAGCTGCTCGCCTACCGGGACGCAGCGGACGCGCCTCCGAACTCGCCCGGCTGGCGCGTCCGGGTGGTTCCCAACCGGTTCCCCGCCCTGCGCGTCGAGGGCGACCTCGACCGACGCGGGGAAGGCCTGTACGACCTGATGAACGGGGTCGGCGCGGACGAGGTGCTGGTCGAGTCGGCGGATCACCACGTCAAGCTGGCCGACCTCGCGCCGGCCGCCGTCGAGGACGTGGTGCGGGCCCTCCACGACCGCCTCGTCGCGCTCAAGCGCGACGCACGCCTCCGCGCCGCCCTCCTCTTCAAGCGACACGCCGCGGACGCCCCCGGCCGCCTCGGGCATCCGCACGCCCAGCTCCTCGCCACGCCGATCGTCCCACCAGAGGTGCTCGAGGAGCTGGATCGCGCGCGCGCTTACTACGACTACCGGGAGCGCTGCCTGTTCTGCGACATCCTCCGCCAGGAGCTCGAGCAGCGCACTCGCCTGGTCGTCGACAGCGAGCACGTGCTCGCGCTGGCGCCCTTCGCCGCGCGCTTCCCGTTCGAGACCTGGCTCTTCCCCCGCCGCCATGCGGCTGGCTTCGAGCGCGCCGACGAGGCGGAGCAGCGGGACCTCGCCGGCGTGCTGCGCGCGGTGCTCCGCCGCCTGGACCGGGCGATCGGCGACCCGCCCTTCACGCTCGTCATGCACAGCGCGCCGTTCCGGGAGGGAGAAAGCCCTTCCTACCACTGGCACGTCGAGATCATGCCGACGCTCTCGCACGCCGAGACGGCGTGGAGGGGGGGGCTTGCCGTGAACCCGGTGCCCCCCGAGGACGCCGCGCGCTTCCTTCGTGACACCCCCGAGTGA
- the glgA gene encoding glycogen synthase GlgA, protein MRVAMLAPEAHPYAKTGGLGDVLGALPGALAAAGVEVTLCLPAYRSVLRRLPSAEATLRLLVPVASRMEPAEIVPVPGPTVPTVLVRADRYFDRDALYGPPGGDYPDNAERFAFFCRAALEWLRRLDPPPDVLHVHDWQAALAPAFLRGTAPLYPELAAVRTLLTVHNLAYQGRFGSDAWPLLNLDPRYFAPDWLEFYGQVNFLKAGLVFSEGITTVSPRYAAEIQTPDFGEGLDGVLRARAGRLVGILNGVDYDVWNPATDAYLAARYDAADLRGKARCKAALQAELGLAVRADLPLLAIVSRLAEQKGFEVLGHALPRLLATVEVQLAILGSGDERYETQLRALAGAFPRRVALRIEFNEPLAHRIEAGGDVFLMPSRFEPCGLNQLYSLRYGTVPVVHATGGLDDTVVEFDPAAGTGTGFKFTPYTVEAFLAAVGRALRLHADPAAWQRLMRNGMAQDFSWHRAALAYARLYAALPPPELPRLR, encoded by the coding sequence ATGCGCGTCGCGATGCTCGCGCCGGAGGCGCACCCGTACGCCAAGACGGGTGGGCTCGGTGACGTGCTCGGCGCCTTGCCGGGCGCGCTGGCCGCGGCCGGCGTGGAGGTGACGCTCTGCCTGCCCGCCTACCGCAGCGTGCTTCGCCGGCTGCCGTCGGCCGAGGCCACGCTCCGTCTGCTGGTGCCCGTCGCCAGCCGCATGGAACCGGCCGAGATCGTGCCCGTGCCAGGCCCCACCGTGCCGACGGTGCTGGTCCGCGCGGACCGCTACTTCGACCGCGACGCCCTGTACGGCCCGCCGGGCGGCGACTACCCGGACAACGCCGAGCGGTTCGCGTTCTTCTGCCGGGCGGCCCTCGAGTGGCTGCGGCGGCTCGATCCGCCACCCGACGTCCTGCACGTGCACGACTGGCAGGCGGCCCTGGCGCCCGCCTTCCTGCGCGGCACGGCGCCGCTCTATCCCGAGCTCGCCGCCGTTCGCACGCTCCTCACCGTGCACAACCTCGCCTACCAGGGCCGCTTCGGGAGCGACGCCTGGCCGCTCCTGAACCTCGACCCGCGCTACTTCGCGCCCGACTGGCTCGAGTTCTACGGTCAGGTGAACTTCCTGAAGGCGGGGCTCGTGTTCAGCGAGGGGATCACGACGGTGAGCCCGCGCTACGCGGCGGAGATCCAGACACCCGACTTCGGCGAGGGCCTCGACGGCGTGCTCCGCGCGCGGGCGGGGCGCCTCGTCGGCATCCTGAACGGCGTCGACTACGACGTCTGGAACCCCGCGACCGACGCGTATCTCGCCGCGCGCTACGACGCAGCCGACCTGCGCGGCAAGGCGCGCTGCAAGGCTGCCCTGCAGGCGGAGCTCGGCCTTGCCGTGCGCGCCGACCTGCCGCTCCTCGCCATCGTGTCGCGGCTCGCCGAGCAGAAGGGCTTCGAGGTGCTCGGCCACGCGCTCCCGCGGCTCCTGGCGACCGTCGAGGTGCAGCTCGCGATCCTCGGCTCCGGGGACGAACGCTACGAGACCCAGCTCCGGGCCCTCGCCGGCGCCTTCCCGCGACGCGTCGCCCTGCGCATCGAGTTCAACGAGCCGCTGGCCCACCGGATCGAGGCGGGAGGGGACGTCTTCCTGATGCCATCACGCTTCGAGCCGTGTGGCCTCAACCAGCTCTACAGCCTGCGCTACGGGACCGTCCCCGTCGTGCACGCCACCGGCGGTCTCGACGACACGGTGGTCGAGTTCGACCCGGCCGCCGGCACCGGAACCGGCTTCAAGTTCACACCCTACACCGTCGAGGCCTTCCTGGCCGCGGTCGGCCGCGCCCTTCGCCTGCATGCCGATCCGGCCGCATGGCAGCGTCTGATGCGCAACGGCATGGCGCAGGATTTCTCCTGGCATCGCGCCGCGCTGGCCTACGCGCGGCTGTATGCGGCGCTCCCGCCGCCCGAGCTGCCGCGGCTGCGTTGA
- a CDS encoding HAD family hydrolase, which translates to MPSDPQAVTAPTGVVYEHVAFDLDGTLIDSRADLAGAVNHVLRTLGLPARPPETLYGYVGEGARMLVQRALGPAHEDRLEEAVGLFMAHYAAHLLDATRPYPGIVEALAVLETRAVALSVLSNKPEAMSRSILDGLGLTHRFVGIIGGNSLPSRKPDPAGLEHLRGLTRTPRERMLLVGDSAVDVRTARAAQVAFCGVAWGLTPEGLAAADPERMIEHPAELVEIVERG; encoded by the coding sequence TTGCCGTCTGACCCCCAGGCGGTGACCGCGCCCACGGGCGTGGTGTACGAGCACGTCGCCTTCGACCTGGACGGGACGCTCATCGACTCGCGCGCCGACCTCGCGGGCGCCGTCAACCACGTGCTGCGCACGCTGGGATTGCCGGCCCGGCCGCCCGAGACGCTCTACGGTTACGTCGGGGAGGGCGCCCGGATGCTCGTCCAGCGGGCGCTCGGTCCGGCCCACGAGGATCGGCTCGAAGAGGCCGTGGGACTCTTCATGGCGCACTACGCGGCGCACCTGCTCGATGCGACGCGCCCCTATCCGGGAATCGTGGAGGCGCTCGCGGTGCTCGAGACGCGGGCGGTCGCGCTCTCCGTCCTCTCCAACAAGCCGGAGGCGATGAGCCGGTCGATCCTCGACGGCCTCGGGCTCACGCACCGCTTCGTCGGGATCATCGGCGGCAACTCGCTGCCGTCCCGCAAGCCCGATCCCGCCGGCCTCGAGCACCTGCGTGGCCTCACCCGCACGCCACGCGAGCGGATGCTGCTGGTCGGCGACTCCGCCGTCGACGTCCGCACCGCCCGCGCCGCCCAGGTGGCGTTCTGCGGTGTCGCGTGGGGCCTCACCCCCGAAGGCCTCGCCGCCGCAGACCCCGAACGGATGATCGAGCACCCGGCGGAGCTGGTCGAGATCGTCGAGCGCGGCTGA
- a CDS encoding iron-sulfur cluster assembly accessory protein — MQLREASPGKSARTGETASPVSRSCKSAHFVDFSATCLYRAGVTEHAATSTPAAPLGLTPRAIERVKELRARDGLPPTRALRVAVVGGGCSGFSYQLDFDDTMREDDLVLEYDGVRVLVDTTSAEHLAGTEIDYVSSLHGGGFKFSNPKATHTCGCGSSFAV; from the coding sequence ATGCAGCTCCGCGAGGCGTCGCCGGGCAAAAGCGCACGAACCGGAGAAACGGCAAGCCCCGTCTCCCGATCGTGCAAGAGCGCACATTTTGTTGACTTTTCCGCCACCTGCCTCTATCGTGCAGGCGTGACGGAGCACGCGGCGACGAGCACCCCGGCGGCCCCGCTGGGCCTGACCCCCCGCGCCATCGAGCGGGTGAAGGAGTTGCGCGCGCGCGACGGTCTGCCGCCCACGCGCGCGCTGCGTGTCGCGGTGGTCGGTGGCGGATGCTCCGGCTTCAGCTATCAGCTCGACTTCGACGACACGATGCGCGAGGACGATCTCGTCCTCGAGTACGATGGAGTGCGCGTGCTCGTGGACACGACGAGCGCCGAGCACCTGGCCGGCACCGAGATCGACTACGTGAGCAGCCTGCACGGCGGCGGGTTCAAGTTCTCGAACCCGAAGGCGACCCACACGTGCGGATGCGGCTCGTCGTTTGCCGTCTGA